The following coding sequences lie in one Lacerta agilis isolate rLacAgi1 chromosome 4, rLacAgi1.pri, whole genome shotgun sequence genomic window:
- the PDE9A gene encoding high affinity cGMP-specific 3',5'-cyclic phosphodiesterase 9A isoform X4, translated as MLEKRVELEGLKVAEIEKCKSDIKKMRDEMAARSTRTNCPCKYSFLDESKRLVPRRDVPSYPKYMLSQETIEALRKPTFDVWLWEPNEMLSCLEHMYHDLGLVKDFNINPITLKRWLLCIHDNYRNNPFHNFRHCFCVTQMMYSMISLCSLQVKLSQMDILILMTASVCHDLDHPGYNNTYQINARTELAVRYNDISPLENHHCAVAFQILAQPECNILSHVDKEQFKRIRQGIITLILATDMARHAEILDAFKEILDKFDYSNEEHVTQLKMVLIKCCDISNEVRPMEVAEPWVDCLLEEYFMQSDREKSEGLPVAPFMDRDKVTKPTAQIGFLKFVLIPMFETVTKLFPEVEEVLLQPLWESRDRYEELKQIDDAVKELQKKKNESLAIGSKEK; from the exons GACCAACTGCCCCTGTAAATACAGCTTCCTGGATGAGAGCAAGAGGCTGGTGCCCCGAAGGGATGTTCCATCCTATCCCAAG TACATGCTTTCACAAGAGACAATAGAAGCTCTTAGGAAACCAACCTTTGACGTCTGGCTATGGGAGCCCAATGAG aTGCTGAGTTGCTTAGAACATATGTATCATGATTTAGGATTAGTGAAAGACTTTAACATCAACCCTATCACATTGAAGCGATGGCTG CTGTGTATTCATGACAATTACAGAAACAATCCATTCCATAATTTTCGACATTGCTTCTGCGTTACCCAGATGATGTACAGCATGATCTCTCTCTGCAGTCTCCAG GTAAAGCTTTCTCAAATGGATATCTTAATACTAATGACTGCATCAGTGTGTCATGATCTCGATCACCCAGGATATAACAACAC GTACCAAATTAATGCACGGACGGAGCTTGCTGTGCGCTACAATGACATTTCCCCGCTGGAGAACCATCACTGTGCAGTGGCTTTCCAGATCCTTGCGCAGCCAGAATGCAACATTTTGTCCCACGTTGATAAGGAGCAGTTCAAACGGATTAGGCAG GGGATAATTACATTAATCCTAGCAACAGACATGGCAAGGCACGCTGAAATTTTGGACGCTTTCAAAGAAATACTGGACAAGTTTGACTATTCAAATGAGGAGCATGTGACCCAG CTAAAGATGGTCCTGATCAAATGCTGTGATATCTCCAATGAGGTTCGCCCAATGGAAGTGGCAGAGCCATGGGTAGACTGCTTATTAGAGGAGTATTTTATGCAG AGTGACCGGGAAAAGTCTGAAGGTCTTCCGGTGGCACCTTTCATGGACCGAGACAAAGTGACCAAACCTACAGCACAGATAGGCTTCCTGAAGTTTGTTCTTATCCCAATGTTTGAAACTGTAACAAAG CTTTTTCCAGAGGTTGAAGAAGTATTGCTCCAACCACTTTGGGAATCCAGGGATCGCTATGAGGAGCTGAAGCAAATAGATGATGCTGTGAAAGAG ttgcagaagaagaagaacgaaAGTTTGGCAATTGGAAGCAAGGAGAAGTGA
- the WDR4 gene encoding tRNA (guanine-N(7)-)-methyltransferase non-catalytic subunit WDR4 isoform X1 produces MEAAESAGVAGSSPGLAVCGDLMVVTGGAKLLAALYKEPGNDDIFIYDCSTAREKLQQNQGDDGKSAGEASNNILACTFSSSGTYFALTDDNKRLILFRTKPSWECLSVRSVIRRCTSLIITAAEDKILVADKSGDVYSYSTTEPENAGTIELGHLSLLLDVALSPDDQYILTADRDEKIRVSLTRAPHNIVSFCLGHREFVSKIFVIPNYPELLLSASGDCTLRLWEYKSGKEVHCCHLNSLSTSEAPPNEKKYAVSRTAYCCEGNYIAVLYDCLPTVSIFQFDPEAQKLIHKQNIPLICKGWAIAFEEMGGLWILQEDMQTPLLFYQPVNGQWQSSTEERGLIKMSKCIRDNWAAFEDSVGKESCYQNLYKASFDNMAVYLQKKEERLQQWKSKRKDPQHESNGQTKKLKT; encoded by the exons GAATGATGATATTTTCATTTATGACTGTTCCACAGCAAGAGAGAAGCTTCAACAGAATCAAGG AGATGACGGAAAGTCAGCGGGTGAAGCAAGTAACAATATCCTTGCCTGCACATTTTCTTCATCGGGAACCTACTTTGCTCTGACCGATGACAACAAACGACTGATCCTTTTTCGTACGAAACCGTCTTGGGAATGTCTGAGTGTAAG GTCTGTCATTAGAAGATGTACTTCCCTGATTATAACAGCGGCAGAAGATAAGATACTGGTTGCTGACAAATCAGGTGATGTCTATTCGTACTCAACAACAGAACCTGAAAATGCAGGAACAATTGAACTTGGTCACTTGTCTCTTCTGTTGGATGTG GCGCTGAGTCCCGATGACCAGTATATCCTAACCGCTGACCGTGATGAGAAGATACGAGTTAGTTTGACTAGAGCACCACATAACATTGTGTCCTTCTGCCTGGGACACAGAGA ATTTGTCAGCAAAATATTTGTAATACCAAACTATCCAGAACTTCTCTTATCAGCTTCTGGG GACTGTACATTGAGGCTCTGGGAAtacaaaagtgggaaggaagtgcactgctgtcatctgaatAGTTTGAGTACATCTGAGGCTCCCCCAAATGAGAAG AAATATGCAGTCTCCAGGACAGCCTATTGTTGTGAAGGAAATTACATTGCCGTTTTATATGACTG TCTTCCCACAGTATCCATCTTCCAGTTTGACCCTGAGGCTCAAAAACTCATTCACAAACAGAACATCCCCTTGATCTGCAAAGGCTGGGCCATTGCATTTGAGGAAATGGGGGGCCTCTGGATTCTGCAGGAGGACATGCAAACACCTCTTCTGTTCTATCAACCTGTGAATGGACAGTGGCAG tcttctactGAAGAGAGAGGGTTGATTAAAATGTCAAAGTGCATCCGTGACAACTGGGCAGCGTTTGAAG ACTCCGTTGGCAAAGAAAGTTGCTACCAAAATCTCTACAAGGCTTCTTTTGATAACATGGCTGTTTACCtccaaaagaaagaagagagactTCAGCAGTGGAAGAGTAAGAGAAAGGACCCGCAGCATGAATCAAATGGGCAGACAAAAAAGCTCAAAACATGA
- the WDR4 gene encoding tRNA (guanine-N(7)-)-methyltransferase non-catalytic subunit WDR4 isoform X2, translating to MMIFSFMTVPQQERSFNRIKGTYFALTDDNKRLILFRTKPSWECLSVRSVIRRCTSLIITAAEDKILVADKSGDVYSYSTTEPENAGTIELGHLSLLLDVALSPDDQYILTADRDEKIRVSLTRAPHNIVSFCLGHREFVSKIFVIPNYPELLLSASGDCTLRLWEYKSGKEVHCCHLNSLSTSEAPPNEKKYAVSRTAYCCEGNYIAVLYDCLPTVSIFQFDPEAQKLIHKQNIPLICKGWAIAFEEMGGLWILQEDMQTPLLFYQPVNGQWQSSTEERGLIKMSKCIRDNWAAFEDSVGKESCYQNLYKASFDNMAVYLQKKEERLQQWKSKRKDPQHESNGQTKKLKT from the exons ATGATGATATTTTCATTTATGACTGTTCCACAGCAAGAGAGAAGCTTCAACAGAATCAAGG GAACCTACTTTGCTCTGACCGATGACAACAAACGACTGATCCTTTTTCGTACGAAACCGTCTTGGGAATGTCTGAGTGTAAG GTCTGTCATTAGAAGATGTACTTCCCTGATTATAACAGCGGCAGAAGATAAGATACTGGTTGCTGACAAATCAGGTGATGTCTATTCGTACTCAACAACAGAACCTGAAAATGCAGGAACAATTGAACTTGGTCACTTGTCTCTTCTGTTGGATGTG GCGCTGAGTCCCGATGACCAGTATATCCTAACCGCTGACCGTGATGAGAAGATACGAGTTAGTTTGACTAGAGCACCACATAACATTGTGTCCTTCTGCCTGGGACACAGAGA ATTTGTCAGCAAAATATTTGTAATACCAAACTATCCAGAACTTCTCTTATCAGCTTCTGGG GACTGTACATTGAGGCTCTGGGAAtacaaaagtgggaaggaagtgcactgctgtcatctgaatAGTTTGAGTACATCTGAGGCTCCCCCAAATGAGAAG AAATATGCAGTCTCCAGGACAGCCTATTGTTGTGAAGGAAATTACATTGCCGTTTTATATGACTG TCTTCCCACAGTATCCATCTTCCAGTTTGACCCTGAGGCTCAAAAACTCATTCACAAACAGAACATCCCCTTGATCTGCAAAGGCTGGGCCATTGCATTTGAGGAAATGGGGGGCCTCTGGATTCTGCAGGAGGACATGCAAACACCTCTTCTGTTCTATCAACCTGTGAATGGACAGTGGCAG tcttctactGAAGAGAGAGGGTTGATTAAAATGTCAAAGTGCATCCGTGACAACTGGGCAGCGTTTGAAG ACTCCGTTGGCAAAGAAAGTTGCTACCAAAATCTCTACAAGGCTTCTTTTGATAACATGGCTGTTTACCtccaaaagaaagaagagagactTCAGCAGTGGAAGAGTAAGAGAAAGGACCCGCAGCATGAATCAAATGGGCAGACAAAAAAGCTCAAAACATGA